The segment GAATTCCGATCGCCGGTCGTCGTCCCTGTCTGAGTAGCCGACATTGGTAGTCTGTGAATTATTCTTTCAGATCAGAGTTAACAAACGCATCGGTCTCGAGCCGTGTCGAAAAGCGCTCGACTCGAGTGTGGGATTTCGATGCGCAAGACCAGATTACTGTCCCCAAGCGATACTGAATCGGAGTCAGCAGTCCGACGAGTAATGTTCGCGGCTCAGCAGTCTGGGACAGTCGGCGAGCAACACCTACCAGTCGATAGGAGCACCAATAGAATGGGGTCGCTCTCGCCAACTATCGAGAGGCAATGGTGTTTGCCACCCAACCACCGACACGACCGCATCCTCGGCCGAATAGTGGTGCAACACACACCACAAGTCCACTGGCGAAGACAAAAAATATGACACTAGATCGCGACCATGTCGCCGTCGTACCTGCTGTCACGAGGAATATGAGCAGTCCGAAGACCCCTCCAATAAAACCAGCGCGGAGTCCAGCAGCACTTGGGTCTGACGCGCGGGTTGCGGCGATGATTCCTGCGATGAACGCTCCGAATATCATTATACCAGCACCGATGGTCGCCTCCGAGTTCGGTAACCAATTTACAAGAACGGTGATAGGTAGCGAGGCTATCGCACCGATGAACGCGAATCGCCATATTTCAGGAAGAGTGCGGACGCGGAGAGGCGACGCCATATGCTCTTCTGAGAATTGCTAACAGTATATCACTTCCGGAGGGTTGAACAATAAAGACTTCAGCGGGTATTCAAGCTCCGCGACACTCGCATACAAAGCACGCGTGGCTTTCGGACTCGAACGCCGCCTGAATCCCTGATTCCGCCCGAATCAGTCTTCGATCTCGATCGCCGGACGACCAGGTTCGGCGTTTCGAAGCACGTCGTCGTCGGCGTCGGTCGCGCGGACGACCCGAACCGGCACGTCGAACTCGCGTTCGATCAGCCAGACGGCCGACTCGAGGGCGTCGTACTCGGCGTCGACCTCGAGCGGGCGGGTCAGCGCCTCCCGCTCGGCTTGCAGGTCCTGTCCGTAGCTGGCTGCCGCGTCGCCCTGCTCGCGGATTTCCGAATTCTGCATGAGTTCGCCGATCAGGTTGTTGGCGTCGCTCTCGATGGCGATCTCGAGGGCGTCGTACTTCCACTCGGGCGCGACGACGACGTCGATCGATTTCGGGTCCTCGATACCGGCCACGTCGATGATCT is part of the Halostagnicola kamekurae genome and harbors:
- a CDS encoding DUF5518 domain-containing protein; the protein is MASPLRVRTLPEIWRFAFIGAIASLPITVLVNWLPNSEATIGAGIMIFGAFIAGIIAATRASDPSAAGLRAGFIGGVFGLLIFLVTAGTTATWSRSSVIFFVFASGLVVCVAPLFGRGCGRVGGWVANTIASR